The nucleotide window TCAGCACCACTGCCCGGTGGCGCACGTGGCCGCCGAGTTTCCCCAGCTGTGCGAGGCCGAGACCGCGGTTATCTCCCGTCTGGTCGGCACCCACGTGCAGCGTCTGGCCACCATCGCGCACGGCGACGGGGTGTGCACAACGCACATCCCGACCCAGCCGAGCCGCGTTCAATCCGGTAATCCCGTCACCACTGTGAGGACAGATAGATGACCGAGCAGATCGTCCAGCCCCTGACCCAGGAAGAGCAGCTCGCCGCCCTGGGCCGGTACGAGTACGGCTGGTCCGACCCGGACGCCGCCGGGGCGGTCGCCCAGCGCGGAATCAACGAGGCGGTGGTGCGGGACATCTCGGCCAAGAAGAGCGAACCGGCGTGGATGCTCGACCTGCGGCTGAAGGGCCTGCGGCTGTTCGGCCGTAAGCCGATGCCGGCCTGGGGCGCGGACCTCAGCGGGATCGACTTCGACAACATCAAGTACTTCGTGCGGTCCACCGAGAAGCAGGCCACCAGCTGGGAGGACCTGCCCGAGGACATCAAGAACACCTACGACCGGCTGGGCATCCCGGAGGCGGAGAAGCAGCGGCTGGTCGCCGGTGTCGCGGCGCAGTACGAGTCGGAGGTCGTCTACCACAAGATCCGTGAGGACCTTGAGGAGCAGGGCGTCCTCTTCCTGGACACCGACACGGCGCTGCGCGAGCACGAGGACGTCTTCAAGGAGTACTTCGGCACGGTGATCCCGGTCGGCGACAACAAGTTCGCCGCCCTGAACACCTCCGTGTGGTCCGGTGGGTCGTTCATCTACGTGCCGAAGGGCGTGCAGGTGGAGATCCCGCTGCAGGCCTACTTCCGGATCAACACGGAGAACATGGGCCAGTTCGAGCGGACGCTGATCATCGTCGACGAGGGTGCGTACGTGCACTACGTCGAGGGCTGCACCGCGCCGCTCTACTCCTCCGACTCGCTGCACAGCGCGGTCGTGGAGATCATCGTCAAGAAGAACGCGCGTTGCCGCTACACGACCATCCAGAACTGGTCGAACAACGTCTACAACCTGGTCACCAAGCGCGCCGTCTGCCACGAGGGCGCGACCATGGAGTGGGTCGACGGCAACATCGGCTCCAAGGTGACCATGAAGTACCCGGCGGTCTACATGACCGGCGAGCACGCCAAGGGCGAGGTGCTCTCGGTGGCGATGGCCGGCGAGGGTCAGCACCAGGACGCCGGAGCCAAGATGGTGCACGCCGCGCCGCACACCTCCTCGAACATCATCTCCAAGTCGATCGCCCGTGGCGGCGGTCGCACCTCGTACCGGGGTCTGGTGCAGGTGCTGGAGGGTTCGCACCACAGCCGGAGCACTGTCAAGTGCGACGCGCTGCTGGTCGACACCATCTCCCGCTCGGACACCTACCCGTACGTCGACATCCGCGAGGACGACGTGTCGATGGGGCACGAGGCGACCGTCTCGAAGATCAGCGATGACCAGCTCTTCTACCTGATGAGCCGGGGTCTGAGCGAGGACGAGGCGATGGCCATGATCGTGCGTGGCTTCATCGAGCCGATCGCCAAGGAGCTCCCGATGGAGTACGCCCTGGAGCTCAACCGTCTGATCGAGCTTCAGATGGAGGGCGCGGTCGGCTGACGCCGCCCGCCCTACCGAGCACCTGACACCGTCGTCGTAGAACAGACCAAGGAAGAAATGACTACCCAGGCTTCCGCGCCGCCCAGCACCAAGTCGCAGGCGCTGCGCTCGTACGACGTCGCCGACTTCCCGGCCCTCACCGGCCTGGAGGAGGAGTGGCGCTTCACCCCGCTCAAGCGCCTCCGCGGCCTGACCACCGAGGCGCCGGCCGCGACCGGCGCGGTCCGACACGAGTACGGTGACCTGCCCGAGGGCGTCGCCATCACCCGGGTCGGCCGTGACGACGAGCGGGTCGGCAGCGTGCTGACCCCGGTGGACCGGGTCAGCGCGCTGGCCTACGGTGCCGCCGCGGACGTCCTGCTGCTGCGGGTGGCTCCCGACGTGGTGCTCGGCGAGGCGGTGCGTCTGCGGGTGGTCGGCGAGGGCGTCGAGCAGCCGTCGTTCGGTCACACCTTCGTCGAGGTGGGCCGGTTCGCCGAGGCGACAGTGGTTCTGGAGCACGTCGGGTCGGCCACCCTGGCCGACAACGTCGAGGTGGCCGTGGCCGACGGCGCGAAGCTGACGCTGGTCACGGTCGCCGACTGGGCCGACGACGCGGTCCAGGCCCAGCACCTGAAGATCAAGCTGGGTCGGGACGCCAGGGTCATCCACATCCAGGTGTCCCTGGGTGGCGATCTGGTCCGGCAGTTCACCAGCGTGGAGTACGCCGGGCGCGGTGGCGAGGCCGAGCTGTACGGCGTCTACTTCGCCGACTCGGGTCAGCACCTGGAGCACCGGCAGCTGGTCGACCACAGCGTTCCGGACTGCCGCAGCTACGTCGGCTACCGGGGTGCCCTGCAGGGCGAGAGCGCGCACACCGTCTGGGTGGGCGACGTCCTCATCCGGGCCGAGGCGACCGGCACCGACACGTACGAGATCAACCGGAACCTGCTGCTCACCGACGGCGCGCGGGCGGACTCCGTACCCAATCTGGAGATCGAGACCGGCGAGATCGCCGGCGCCGGCCACGCCAGCGCGACCGGCCGCTTCGATGACGAGCAGTTGTTCTACCTGATGGCCCGGGGAATTCCGGAGAGTGAGGCCCGCCGGCTGGTGGTCCGTGGCTTCTTCGCCGAGCTGATCAACAAGATTCCGGTGGAGTCGCTGCGCGAGAGCCTCGGCGACGCGATCGAGGCCCGGCTGACCAAGGCGGGCGCTTGATGATCCGAATCTGCTCCACCGAGGACGTGCCGAAGGGCACCGCGATCAGCGCGGACGTCAACGGTACGCCGATCGCCCTGGTGCACGGCGAGGACGGCGGCTTCTACGCCGCGTACGACGAGTGCTCGCACGCCTCGGTCGCGCTCTCCGAGGGTGAGGTCGATGGCTGCACGCTCGAGTGTTGGCTGCACGGCTCGCGCTTCGACCTGCGCACCGGTGAGCCGACCGGCCTGCCCGCCACCGAACCCGTCCCCGTCTACCCCGTCGAAGTCCGCGACGGCGACATCTACCTCAGCCTGACGCCGAGTAATGGAGTGACCCGATAATGAGCACCCTGGAGATCCGCGACCTGAAGGTGTCGGTCAAGCTGCCCGAGGGTGAGCTCAAGCCGATCCTGCATGGGGTAGACCTGGAGGTGAAATCCGGTCAAACCCACGCGATCATGGGGCCGAACGGTTCCGGCAAGTCCACCCTGGCGTACTCGATCGCCGGTCACCCCAAGTACGAGATCACCGGCGGCACGGTGACCCTCGACGGCGAGGACGTGCTGGCCATGACGGTCGACGAGCGCGCCCGCGCCGGCCTCTTCCTGGCCATGCAGTACCCGGTCGAGGTGCCCGGTGTCTCGGTGGCGAACTTCCTGCGGACCGCGAAGACCGCCATCGACGGCGAGGCGCCGAAGCTCCGTACCTGGGGCGGCGAGCTGCGCGGCGCGATGGAGCGCCTCCAGATGGACCCGGCGTTCGCCCAGCGCAACGTCAACGAGGGCTTCTCCGGTGGTGAGAAGAAGCGGCACGAGATCGTCCAGCTGGAGCTGCTCAAGCCGAAGATCGCGATCCTCGACGAGACCGACTCCGGTCTCGACGTGGACGCGCTGCGCGTGGTCAGCGAGGGCGTCAACCGGGTCCGCGACAACGGCGACACCGGCGTGCTGCTGATCACCCACTACACCCGGATCCTGCGCTACATCAAGCCGGACTTCGTGCACGTCTTCGTGGCCGGCCGGATCGTCGAGCAGGGCGGCCCGGAGCTGGCCGACAAGCTTGAGGCCGAGGGCTACGAGCGGTACGCCGCCGGGGCCGGCACGGCCAAGGCCTGAGCGGGAGAGGCGCTGCCGAGATGACCAGCATCGCGATCCCCTCGGGGATGCCGCAGTACGACGACGTGCCGCGTTTCGACGTGGCCCGGGTGCGCGCCGACTTCCCGATCCTCGATCGGGAGATCAACGGGCACCCGCTGGTCTACCTCGACAGCGCCAACACCTCGCACAAACCGCGCCAGGTGCTCGACGTGCTCGACGAGCACTACGCGCGGCACAACGCCAACGTGTCGCGTTCGGTGCACACCCTGGGCACCGAAGCCACCGAGGCGTACGAGGGGGCGCGGGCGAAGGTCGCCGCGTTCATTTCCGCGCCGAGCGTCGACGAGGTGGTGTTCACCAAGAACTCCACCGAGGCGATCAACATCGTGGCGTACGCCTTCTCGAACGCCTCGCTGCGCCCGGACGCCGACAGTCGTTTCCGGCTCGGTCCGGGCGATGAGGTGGTGATCTCCGAGATGGAGCACCACTCGAACATCGTCCCGTGGCAGCTGCTCTGCGAACGGACCGGCGCGACCCTGCGCTGGTTCCCGGTCACCGACCAGGGTCGGCTGGACGAGTCGGGCCTGGAGGATCTGGTCACCGAACGGACGAAGATCGTCTCGTTGGTGCACATGTCCAACATCCTCGGCACCGTCAACGCCACCTCCCGGATCACCGCGCGGGTCCGCGAGGTGGGCGCCCTGCTGCTGCTGGACTGCTCGCAGTCGGTGCCGCACCTGCCCATCGACGTGGTCGACCTGGACGCCGACTTCATCGTCTTCACCGGCCACAAGATGTGCGGTCCGACCGGAATCGGCGTGCTCTGGGGTCGGGGTGAGCTGCTGGCGGCCATGCCGCCGGTATTCGGCGGCGGCTCGATGATCGAGACGGTCACCATGGCCCGGTCCACGTTCGCCGCGCCGCCGGCCCGCTTCGAGGCGGGCACCCCGCCGATCGCCGAGGCTGTCGCGCTCGGCGCGGCGGTCGACTACCTGACCGGCATCGGGATGCCGGCCATCCAGTGGCACGAGAAGGAGCTGACGGCGTACGCGCTGGACGCTCTCGGCTCGGTACCGGACCTGCGGATCTTCGGCCCGACCGTGCCGGTGGGCCGGGGCGGCACCATCTCGTTCGCGCTGGGTGACGTGCACCCGCACGACGTGGGGCAGGTGCTCGACTCGCTCGGCGTGCAGGTGCGGGTGGGTCACCACTGTGCCAAGCCGGTGTGCAGCCGGTTCGGCGTCCCGGCCATGACCCGGGCCTCGTTCTACCTCTACACCACCACCGAGGAGATCGACGCTCTGGTGGCAGGTCTGGAGCAGGTGCGGAAGGTGTTCGACTGATGCAGCTCGACCAGCTCTACCAGGAGATCATCCTGGACCACTACAAGCGCCCACACGGGCGTGGCCTACGCGACGCCGACGACCCGGGCGACCAGGTCGCGGAGGCGCACCACGTCAACCCCACCTGCGGTGACGAGGTCACCGTCCGGGTGGCCACCGACGGCACGGTGCTGCACGACATCTCGTACGACGGGATGGGCTGTTCGATCAGCCAGGCCTCGGCGAGCGTGCTGCACGAGTTGCTGCGGGGTCGCGGCGCTGGGGAAGCATTCGAGGTGCACGAGGCGTTCGTGGAGTTGATGTCCGGCCGTGGTCAGGTCACGCCGGACGAGGACGTGCTCGGTGACGGGGTTGCTTTCGCGGGTGTGGCCCGTTACCCCGCCCGGGTCAAGTGCGCGCTGCTGCCGTGGATGGCGTTCAAGGACGCCGCGGCACGCGCCGGTGTGGGCGTGAGTCCGGAGGTGAAGGCGTGACGGTGCGTCAGCGAGCCAATGACACAGTGGTGCCCTGTGGCATCACACAGCGATGCGGAGGGACGGCATGAGCGAGAACACCGCTACCGAGGCGACGCCGGAGGCCGGTGACACCACAGTGGTGCCGCAGACCGACGCCGCGACGACCGATGGCACCGGTGACGCCGCCGCCCCTGCGGGCGGCGTCAGCAAGGCCATGATCGCCGACATCGAGGAGGCGATGAAGGACGTCGTCGACCCGGAGCTCGGCATCAACGTGGTCGACCTGGGCCTCGTGTACGGCGTACACGTCGACGACGAGAACGTCGCCACCCTGGACATGACGCTCACCTCGGCGGCCTGCCCGCTGACCGACGTCATCGAGGACCAGACCCGGCAGGCGCTGACCACCGGCCCCGGCGGCGGCCTGGTCAACGACATCCGGATCAACTGGGTGTGGCTCCCGCCGTGGGGGCCCGACAAGATCACTGACGAGGGTCGGGACCAGCTCCGTTCCCTCGGCTTCAACGTCTGACCCGACTTCGTCCCACAGTCGTCGAGCGCGGTGCCCGTTTGGGCGCCGCGCTCGATCTGTTGTGCCTCGATGCGAATCAGTAGTGGAACGGATCGTTCCGGTCTGCTAGTCTGATTGCA belongs to Micromonospora ureilytica and includes:
- the sufB gene encoding Fe-S cluster assembly protein SufB; its protein translation is MTEQIVQPLTQEEQLAALGRYEYGWSDPDAAGAVAQRGINEAVVRDISAKKSEPAWMLDLRLKGLRLFGRKPMPAWGADLSGIDFDNIKYFVRSTEKQATSWEDLPEDIKNTYDRLGIPEAEKQRLVAGVAAQYESEVVYHKIREDLEEQGVLFLDTDTALREHEDVFKEYFGTVIPVGDNKFAALNTSVWSGGSFIYVPKGVQVEIPLQAYFRINTENMGQFERTLIIVDEGAYVHYVEGCTAPLYSSDSLHSAVVEIIVKKNARCRYTTIQNWSNNVYNLVTKRAVCHEGATMEWVDGNIGSKVTMKYPAVYMTGEHAKGEVLSVAMAGEGQHQDAGAKMVHAAPHTSSNIISKSIARGGGRTSYRGLVQVLEGSHHSRSTVKCDALLVDTISRSDTYPYVDIREDDVSMGHEATVSKISDDQLFYLMSRGLSEDEAMAMIVRGFIEPIAKELPMEYALELNRLIELQMEGAVG
- the sufD gene encoding Fe-S cluster assembly protein SufD; this translates as MTTQASAPPSTKSQALRSYDVADFPALTGLEEEWRFTPLKRLRGLTTEAPAATGAVRHEYGDLPEGVAITRVGRDDERVGSVLTPVDRVSALAYGAAADVLLLRVAPDVVLGEAVRLRVVGEGVEQPSFGHTFVEVGRFAEATVVLEHVGSATLADNVEVAVADGAKLTLVTVADWADDAVQAQHLKIKLGRDARVIHIQVSLGGDLVRQFTSVEYAGRGGEAELYGVYFADSGQHLEHRQLVDHSVPDCRSYVGYRGALQGESAHTVWVGDVLIRAEATGTDTYEINRNLLLTDGARADSVPNLEIETGEIAGAGHASATGRFDDEQLFYLMARGIPESEARRLVVRGFFAELINKIPVESLRESLGDAIEARLTKAGA
- a CDS encoding non-heme iron oxygenase ferredoxin subunit produces the protein MIRICSTEDVPKGTAISADVNGTPIALVHGEDGGFYAAYDECSHASVALSEGEVDGCTLECWLHGSRFDLRTGEPTGLPATEPVPVYPVEVRDGDIYLSLTPSNGVTR
- the sufC gene encoding Fe-S cluster assembly ATPase SufC, encoding MSTLEIRDLKVSVKLPEGELKPILHGVDLEVKSGQTHAIMGPNGSGKSTLAYSIAGHPKYEITGGTVTLDGEDVLAMTVDERARAGLFLAMQYPVEVPGVSVANFLRTAKTAIDGEAPKLRTWGGELRGAMERLQMDPAFAQRNVNEGFSGGEKKRHEIVQLELLKPKIAILDETDSGLDVDALRVVSEGVNRVRDNGDTGVLLITHYTRILRYIKPDFVHVFVAGRIVEQGGPELADKLEAEGYERYAAGAGTAKA
- a CDS encoding cysteine desulfurase; this encodes MTSIAIPSGMPQYDDVPRFDVARVRADFPILDREINGHPLVYLDSANTSHKPRQVLDVLDEHYARHNANVSRSVHTLGTEATEAYEGARAKVAAFISAPSVDEVVFTKNSTEAINIVAYAFSNASLRPDADSRFRLGPGDEVVISEMEHHSNIVPWQLLCERTGATLRWFPVTDQGRLDESGLEDLVTERTKIVSLVHMSNILGTVNATSRITARVREVGALLLLDCSQSVPHLPIDVVDLDADFIVFTGHKMCGPTGIGVLWGRGELLAAMPPVFGGGSMIETVTMARSTFAAPPARFEAGTPPIAEAVALGAAVDYLTGIGMPAIQWHEKELTAYALDALGSVPDLRIFGPTVPVGRGGTISFALGDVHPHDVGQVLDSLGVQVRVGHHCAKPVCSRFGVPAMTRASFYLYTTTEEIDALVAGLEQVRKVFD
- the sufU gene encoding Fe-S cluster assembly sulfur transfer protein SufU, which produces MQLDQLYQEIILDHYKRPHGRGLRDADDPGDQVAEAHHVNPTCGDEVTVRVATDGTVLHDISYDGMGCSISQASASVLHELLRGRGAGEAFEVHEAFVELMSGRGQVTPDEDVLGDGVAFAGVARYPARVKCALLPWMAFKDAAARAGVGVSPEVKA
- a CDS encoding metal-sulfur cluster assembly factor is translated as MSENTATEATPEAGDTTVVPQTDAATTDGTGDAAAPAGGVSKAMIADIEEAMKDVVDPELGINVVDLGLVYGVHVDDENVATLDMTLTSAACPLTDVIEDQTRQALTTGPGGGLVNDIRINWVWLPPWGPDKITDEGRDQLRSLGFNV